GTCGGCCGCAACACAGATCAATGCCCACCCCAACGGCGAAGTTGTCGCCGCTTTCGATACCAACGAGGAGCGCGTCAAATCGTTCTGCGAGAAGTTCGACGTCGCCAACGCCTGCACGACCCTTGAGGCCCTGCTGGCCGATGAGAATGTTGACGCCATTTACGTGGCGACCCCGAATAAATTCCACATCCCGACCACGATGGCTGCCCTTGAGGCTGGCAAGCACGTGCTGCTGGAAAAGCCCTTCGCGATGAACCTCGACGAGGCCAAGGCCGCCGCTGCCCTGGCCAAGGAAAAGGGTCTGACCCTCAGCCTCGGCATGAACCAACGCTTTAACCCGGAATCGCAGAAGGTCAAAGCTCTGGTCGAAGACGGCAAGCTCGGCGAAATTTACCACGTCAAGGGCTACTGGCGCCGCCGCTCCGGCATCCCGAAGATGGGCACCTGGTTCGTCAGCAAGGAACTGGCCGGCGGGGGTGCGCTCTACGACATCGGCGTGCACATGCTCGACCTGTCCCTCTACCTGATGGACAACTTCGAGCCCGTCTCCGTCTCCGGCGTGACCTACAGCAAGTTTGGACCGCGCGGTCTGGGCGAAGGCGGTTGGGGCATGTCCGACAAGAGCGACATCGCTTTTGACGTGGACGACTTTGCCAGTGCCTTTATCCGCCTGGCCAACGGCGCAACCGTTTCCCTCGATGCGACCTGGGCCTGCCACACCGAGAAAGCCGGCGACAACAACGTCCAGCTCTTCGGCACCGAAGGCGGCGCAACCACCTACCCGGCCCGGCTCTACCGCTTCTCCAAGGAGATCCCCGGTGCCTACGAAATCGTGGAAAACCTCCCCGACCCGAAGAAGCCCACCATGGGCAACCGCTTCGCCAACTTCATCGACCACCTGCACGAGGGTACCCCGGTGTGCTGCACGCTGGATCAGGCTCTGGCCGTCCAGAAGGTCCTCGATGGTATCGCCGAGTCGACCCGCACCGGTCGCGAAGTCGTCCTGGCCTAGGGCGAGCATTTAACATCTACACGAACCACAAGATAAATATCTCATGAGCCTATCATCCAATCTCGGAGTGCAGAGCTACTGCTTCCGTAACTTCA
This genomic interval from Ruficoccus sp. ZRK36 contains the following:
- a CDS encoding Gfo/Idh/MocA family oxidoreductase, with the protein product MNKSDKIRLGVVGTGQITQSAATQINAHPNGEVVAAFDTNEERVKSFCEKFDVANACTTLEALLADENVDAIYVATPNKFHIPTTMAALEAGKHVLLEKPFAMNLDEAKAAAALAKEKGLTLSLGMNQRFNPESQKVKALVEDGKLGEIYHVKGYWRRRSGIPKMGTWFVSKELAGGGALYDIGVHMLDLSLYLMDNFEPVSVSGVTYSKFGPRGLGEGGWGMSDKSDIAFDVDDFASAFIRLANGATVSLDATWACHTEKAGDNNVQLFGTEGGATTYPARLYRFSKEIPGAYEIVENLPDPKKPTMGNRFANFIDHLHEGTPVCCTLDQALAVQKVLDGIAESTRTGREVVLA